One part of the Helicobacter cetorum MIT 99-5656 genome encodes these proteins:
- a CDS encoding flagellar hook-basal body protein — protein MQNGYYAATGAMVTQFNRLDLASNNLANLNTNGFKRDDAITGDFLRLYQEHRERLPLEDQTKASAQYLNRNLNRVPILSEIYTDKSLGAFEETHSPLDFALTSPNLYFAIQTPEGVAYTRDGNFSVDKDGFLVTLNGFKVLSRSGLNEKGGIMLMPNAELEVDRSGNITFRDNEAQIQAGALALVSFSEPKNLKKTGQNLYVYQGKGVNNVPDSNALRQYMLEKSNVNAVREMTALIEINRLLDMYSKVLKTHQDDMNAEAINKLATRA, from the coding sequence ATGCAAAATGGGTATTACGCGGCTACGGGAGCTATGGTTACACAATTTAACCGCTTGGATTTAGCATCCAATAATTTGGCTAATCTCAACACCAATGGCTTTAAAAGAGATGATGCGATTACGGGAGACTTTTTAAGACTCTATCAAGAACATAGGGAACGACTACCCTTAGAAGACCAAACCAAAGCGAGTGCACAATATTTAAATCGCAATCTCAATCGTGTACCTATTCTTTCAGAAATCTATACCGATAAAAGTCTTGGTGCATTTGAAGAAACTCATAGCCCCCTAGATTTTGCCCTAACAAGCCCTAATCTCTACTTTGCAATACAAACCCCTGAAGGCGTAGCCTACACCAGAGATGGGAATTTTAGCGTTGATAAAGATGGTTTTTTGGTTACTCTTAATGGCTTTAAAGTGCTTTCACGCTCTGGATTGAATGAAAAAGGGGGGATAATGCTTATGCCTAATGCCGAACTTGAAGTGGATAGAAGTGGCAATATTACCTTTAGAGACAATGAAGCTCAGATTCAAGCGGGAGCGTTAGCCCTAGTAAGCTTTAGTGAGCCTAAAAACCTTAAAAAAACGGGACAAAACCTGTATGTTTATCAAGGAAAAGGGGTGAATAATGTGCCTGATTCTAACGCACTCAGACAATACATGCTAGAAAAAAGCAATGTTAATGCGGTGCGTGAAATGACTGCCCTGATTGAAATTAACCGCTTGTTAGACATGTATTCTAAGGTGCTAAAAACCCATCAAGATGATATGAACGCCGAAGCTATCAACAAACTCGCCACTAGAGCGTAG
- a CDS encoding NAD(P)H-dependent oxidoreductase, whose protein sequence is MKFLDKTKRKQLLHERHSCKIFDTHYKLSSEELEEIAELARLSPSSYNTQPWHFIMVTNKELKKQIATHSYFNKDMIESASALMVVCSLEPSQLLPTSSYMQNLYVEPYKSRVIPSFAKMLDLSFNHSMQKLEQYMLEQCYIAVGQICMGVSLMGLDSCIIGGFDAKKVSEVLKEHTNKPKIACLIALGKRVNGVSLKSRKPKAATITWL, encoded by the coding sequence ATGAAATTTTTAGACAAAACCAAACGAAAACAATTATTGCATGAACGCCATTCTTGTAAAATATTTGATACTCATTACAAGCTATCTAGTGAAGAGTTGGAAGAAATTGCTGAGTTAGCCAGATTATCACCCAGTTCTTATAATACCCAGCCATGGCATTTTATTATGGTTACAAATAAAGAGCTAAAGAAGCAAATCGCAACGCATAGCTATTTTAATAAGGATATGATTGAAAGTGCTTCAGCTTTAATGGTAGTATGCTCTTTAGAGCCTAGTCAATTATTGCCTACTAGCTCTTATATGCAAAATCTCTATGTTGAGCCTTACAAATCTAGGGTCATTCCTTCTTTTGCTAAAATGCTTGATTTGAGTTTTAATCATAGCATGCAAAAATTAGAACAATACATGCTGGAGCAATGCTATATTGCTGTGGGGCAGATTTGTATGGGTGTGAGTTTAATGGGGTTAGATAGCTGTATTATCGGTGGGTTTGATGCTAAAAAAGTGAGTGAAGTTCTAAAAGAGCATACAAATAAGCCAAAAATTGCATGCTTGATTGCTTTGGGTAAGAGAGTAAATGGTGTATCTTTGAAATCAAGGAAACCAAAAGCAGCTACAATTACTTGGCTATAG
- the lgt gene encoding prolipoprotein diacylglyceryl transferase, with product MNVWNTIYERFDPIAFSIGGIEVHWYGLAYACAIIIAFYMALRMIKNDPKRFPIERKDFESYFLWAELGIVLGARIGYILIYDPNSSYYLIHFWQIFNPFDSEGNFVGIRGMSYHGGLVGFLVASYLYSRKDLKKLLIYLDLIAISLPLGYVFGRIGNFLNQELFGRIVPENSHLGQMIGIVINNELRYPSQLIEAFLEGIVVFFMVMLAKKYTKTHGLLIVVYGLGYSLMRFVAEFYREPDSQMGVYIFNLSMGQILSLFMVIVSLGILLYAKKYSKIKDN from the coding sequence ATGAATGTTTGGAATACGATTTATGAGCGTTTTGACCCCATAGCCTTTAGCATTGGTGGCATTGAAGTGCATTGGTATGGTTTAGCGTATGCTTGTGCGATTATCATAGCCTTTTACATGGCATTAAGAATGATTAAAAATGACCCCAAAAGATTTCCTATTGAAAGAAAGGATTTTGAGAGTTATTTTTTATGGGCAGAACTTGGCATAGTTTTGGGGGCAAGAATAGGATACATTCTTATTTATGACCCAAATTCTAGCTACTATTTAATACATTTTTGGCAAATCTTTAACCCCTTTGATAGTGAAGGGAATTTTGTAGGTATTCGTGGAATGAGCTATCATGGGGGTTTGGTAGGGTTTTTAGTCGCTTCGTACCTTTATAGTCGTAAAGATTTAAAAAAGCTCTTAATCTATTTGGATTTAATCGCCATTAGCTTACCTTTAGGATATGTTTTTGGCAGAATTGGGAATTTTTTAAACCAAGAGCTTTTTGGGAGAATTGTGCCAGAGAACAGCCATTTAGGACAAATGATAGGCATTGTCATAAATAATGAGTTGCGTTATCCTAGCCAGCTTATTGAGGCGTTTTTAGAAGGGATTGTAGTATTTTTTATGGTAATGCTCGCTAAGAAATACACTAAAACACATGGGTTATTGATTGTGGTTTATGGTTTGGGGTATTCACTCATGCGTTTTGTAGCAGAGTTTTACAGGGAGCCTGATAGTCAAATGGGGGTTTATATTTTTAATTTGAGCATGGGGCAAATACTAAGTTTGTTTATGGTAATTGTTTCTTTAGGAATTTTATTGTATGCTAAAAAGTATTCTAAAATAAAGGATAATTAA
- a CDS encoding RluA family pseudouridine synthase produces MEKAYKLLSIQENISNKKAKALIDLGLVSIGGKKLGIARKELPKNTRFSIQKIEKPSVIFEDENVLALFKPPFIESYDLMHFFNDWVLLHRLDKETSGVILLVKENSEFHLKAKKAFKDRVVKKEYLALVQGILEEEQEINAPILTTKTTKAFSKISPKGQDALTKVTPLKIMGKKTLLKVEIKTGRTHQIRVHLKHINYPIIGDTLYGNKQVPAKRLMLHAHKIALLGYEFEAIAPKEFEFES; encoded by the coding sequence ATGGAAAAAGCCTATAAATTATTAAGCATACAAGAAAATATTTCTAATAAAAAAGCAAAAGCTTTGATTGATTTAGGATTAGTAAGCATAGGGGGCAAGAAACTTGGCATTGCTAGAAAGGAGCTACCCAAAAACACACGCTTTAGTATCCAAAAGATTGAAAAACCCAGCGTGATTTTTGAAGATGAAAATGTTCTAGCCCTTTTTAAACCCCCCTTTATAGAGAGCTATGACTTAATGCATTTTTTCAACGATTGGGTGTTACTACATCGTTTGGATAAAGAGACTAGCGGAGTGATTTTATTAGTCAAAGAAAATTCAGAATTTCACTTAAAAGCTAAAAAGGCTTTTAAAGATAGGGTGGTAAAGAAAGAATATCTAGCATTAGTTCAAGGTATCTTAGAAGAAGAGCAAGAAATTAATGCCCCCATACTTACGACTAAAACTACCAAAGCTTTTAGTAAAATCTCGCCCAAAGGACAAGATGCTCTTACTAAGGTTACACCCTTAAAAATTATGGGTAAAAAAACCCTTCTAAAAGTAGAGATTAAAACCGGAAGAACGCACCAAATTAGAGTGCATTTAAAGCATATCAATTACCCCATTATAGGTGATACGCTCTATGGCAATAAGCAAGTTCCGGCTAAACGCTTAATGCTCCATGCGCATAAAATTGCATTATTAGGGTATGAGTTTGAGGCCATTGCCCCTAAAGAATTTGAATTTGAGAGTTAA
- the waaA gene encoding lipid IV(A) 3-deoxy-D-manno-octulosonic acid transferase, whose translation MFKFFYFLCLSLGHFLCSPIILLLSFKEKYRYSLKARFFLKDNALKSEPTFWFHACSYGEVKSLEPIIQALKEPILISVTTNTGFELASKSYCNFKHIEVRYLPFETLLFTWKTNLKKLKTLVVTEAELWFNVFDMAQKLGAKTMLINARISTQSYPKYQRFKLFYSILFKRIDLILAQSEEDKMRLLSLGAKKVINFFNIKRFSKPTITRYYPKNPNALNVVLASTHESEEELGLKAFLEFKKIYTHARLIIVPRHPERFKSVQNLLQNILKTTPFSLEFFSSKGFVECDILLVDSLGELNNFYQIADIVILGGSFIKKGGHNPLEPAFFNTRLITGEYIFNQLALFELVSPYKMVKKENLLNALLDYENLGVVRFLENQHDLSELLTLIKG comes from the coding sequence GCTTTTTTCTAAAAGATAACGCTTTGAAAAGCGAACCGACTTTTTGGTTTCATGCATGCTCTTATGGGGAAGTCAAATCCTTAGAACCCATCATTCAAGCTTTAAAAGAGCCTATTTTAATTAGCGTTACCACTAACACTGGCTTTGAATTAGCATCTAAGTCTTATTGCAATTTTAAGCATATAGAAGTGCGTTACTTACCTTTTGAAACCTTATTATTTACTTGGAAAACAAACTTAAAAAAATTAAAAACCTTAGTGGTTACAGAAGCGGAGTTGTGGTTTAATGTGTTTGATATGGCTCAAAAATTAGGGGCAAAAACCATGCTCATTAACGCTAGGATTAGCACTCAATCTTACCCTAAGTATCAGCGTTTTAAACTCTTTTATTCTATCTTATTCAAACGCATTGATTTGATTTTAGCCCAAAGTGAAGAGGATAAAATGCGCTTATTAAGTTTAGGGGCTAAAAAGGTCATCAATTTTTTTAATATCAAGCGTTTTTCAAAGCCCACAATCACTCGCTATTATCCTAAAAACCCTAATGCTTTAAATGTAGTTTTAGCAAGCACGCATGAGAGTGAAGAAGAGCTAGGTTTAAAGGCGTTTTTGGAATTTAAAAAGATTTATACGCATGCAAGACTAATCATTGTGCCACGCCACCCGGAGCGTTTTAAAAGCGTGCAAAATCTATTGCAAAATATATTAAAAACTACGCCCTTTAGCTTAGAATTTTTTTCTTCAAAGGGTTTTGTGGAATGCGATATTTTATTAGTGGATAGCTTAGGGGAATTGAATAATTTTTATCAAATTGCAGATATTGTAATCTTGGGGGGTTCATTTATCAAAAAAGGGGGGCATAACCCCTTAGAGCCGGCGTTTTTTAACACCCGCTTAATCACAGGGGAATACATTTTTAATCAATTAGCGCTGTTTGAGTTAGTAAGCCCTTATAAGATGGTAAAAAAAGAGAATTTGTTAAACGCCCTTTTGGATTATGAAAATTTAGGCGTGGTGCGTTTTTTAGAGAATCAACATGATTTGAGCGAATTACTCACACTTATTAAAGGATAG